Proteins co-encoded in one Gemmatimonadaceae bacterium genomic window:
- the metG gene encoding methionine--tRNA ligase, which yields MGKFYLTTAIDYANGDPHIGHAYEKIGADVIARYRRMRGDDVYFLTGLDEHGQKVAQAAAERGVSPQQFVDGIAGRFEEMWRRLSISYDRFMRTTADDHKRGVRALIKRIHDCTPDDFYEKSYEGWYCVGCELFKRDDEIESGHCVLHPTRELQWTTERNWFFRLTRYEPFLRRLFAERPEFLEPETRRNEMLSLLDQGLEDISITRSRLSWAIPFPLQLSNGEEQGTWVWFDALPNYLTATGFPEKRYHDRWPAQLHIIGKDITRLHTVVWPAMLQAAELPLPERVWAHGFVLLGGERFSKSAGVRLDVDEAIGRYGADALRYFLLREVAFDTDGSFSFERFDERYTADLANSLGNLASRAISMVEKYCDGVVPTGSPTDLDRADAADLAEYQTALDGSRGYLLHEGLKRVMACATRGNEFIQSQQPWALAKKPESRSELERVLAAIVRQLARHAIHLAPFMPTKSQELWTQIGGPGQVADQRFGDVEPLDVTGWRVAKGPGLFPRPEPTAARAGNDN from the coding sequence ATGGGAAAGTTCTACCTCACCACCGCGATCGATTACGCGAACGGCGACCCGCACATCGGCCACGCGTACGAGAAGATCGGCGCCGACGTCATCGCCCGATATCGGCGCATGCGGGGCGACGACGTCTACTTTCTGACCGGTCTCGACGAGCACGGACAAAAGGTCGCGCAGGCCGCGGCCGAGCGCGGCGTGTCGCCGCAGCAATTCGTCGACGGCATCGCCGGGCGCTTCGAGGAGATGTGGCGCCGGCTGTCGATCTCGTACGACCGCTTCATGCGCACGACCGCCGACGACCACAAGCGCGGCGTCCGCGCGCTGATCAAGCGCATCCATGACTGCACGCCCGACGATTTTTACGAGAAGTCGTACGAGGGGTGGTACTGCGTCGGCTGCGAGTTGTTCAAGCGCGACGACGAGATCGAGAGCGGCCACTGCGTGCTGCATCCGACGCGCGAGCTGCAGTGGACGACGGAGCGAAACTGGTTTTTCCGCTTGACGCGTTACGAGCCCTTCCTGCGCCGCCTGTTCGCCGAACGGCCCGAGTTTCTCGAGCCGGAGACGCGTCGAAACGAGATGCTGTCGCTGCTCGATCAGGGGCTCGAGGACATCTCGATCACGCGTTCGCGCCTGTCGTGGGCGATTCCCTTCCCGCTTCAGCTCTCGAACGGCGAAGAGCAAGGCACGTGGGTCTGGTTCGACGCGCTACCGAACTACCTCACCGCGACCGGCTTTCCCGAAAAGCGCTATCACGACCGCTGGCCGGCCCAGCTGCACATCATCGGCAAGGACATCACGCGGCTTCACACCGTGGTGTGGCCGGCGATGCTGCAAGCCGCCGAGCTTCCGCTGCCCGAACGGGTGTGGGCGCACGGCTTCGTGTTGTTGGGCGGCGAACGTTTCAGCAAGTCGGCCGGCGTTCGACTCGACGTCGACGAAGCGATCGGGCGGTACGGGGCCGACGCGCTCCGCTATTTCTTGCTGCGCGAAGTCGCGTTCGACACCGACGGCAGCTTCTCGTTCGAGCGCTTCGACGAGCGTTACACCGCCGACCTCGCGAACTCGCTCGGCAATCTGGCGAGTCGCGCGATCTCGATGGTCGAGAAGTACTGCGACGGCGTCGTGCCGACCGGATCACCCACCGATCTCGATCGCGCCGACGCGGCCGATCTCGCGGAGTACCAGACCGCGCTCGACGGCAGCCGCGGTTATTTGCTGCACGAGGGGCTCAAGCGCGTGATGGCGTGCGCGACTCGCGGCAACGAATTCATTCAATCGCAGCAGCCGTGGGCGCTCGCGAAAAAGCCCGAATCGCGCTCGGAGCTCGAACGCGTTCTGGCCGCAATCGTTCGCCAGCTCGCCCGCCACGCGATCCATCTCGCGCCGTTCATGCCGACCAAGTCGCAGGAGCTCTGGACGCAGATCGGCGGTCCGGGTCAGGTCGCGGATCAGCGTTTCGGCGACGTCGAGCCGCTCGACGTCACCGGCTGGCGCGTTGCGAAAGGGCCAGGCCTGTTCCCGCGGCCTGAGCCAACTGCCGCTCGGGCCGGCAATGACAATTAG
- the ricT gene encoding regulatory iron-sulfur-containing complex subunit RicT has translation MSHLIEVAFKGNRKDFFLWESEDPPPLKSAVIVDADRGEDLGRVHAVGELAHKRNAGVPHGYGNSGTTKKARRLASRDDVRRADDLRAQDDDARRRAMERVNANKLAMKLSDAEWQWDRKKLTLYFTAEKRIDFRALVRELASMFRTRIELKQIGVRDEAKRLDGVGRCGRQYCSASWLPELRPVNLGVAKDQRLSLNPSQISGACGRLMCCLRYEHEFYVQSRKRFPKEGRVVRTKRGDEKVVANDIFRDRVTLRGDDGEQRTILLLDLRAEAEEVGAPLPFAPAPSIVTLDEHEEDIVLEEAVVAERVVVLEPAEEGGLVDGWTGEQDDDDQAETAESIDSGDSAISTRPPVHPSTGSPDDHVKRPRRRRGRRGGRRNRPGGGGRGPEGGPPEGTPPGAA, from the coding sequence GTGTCCCACCTGATCGAAGTCGCCTTCAAGGGCAACAGAAAGGACTTTTTCCTCTGGGAATCCGAGGACCCGCCGCCGCTCAAGTCGGCGGTGATCGTCGACGCTGACCGCGGCGAAGATCTCGGCCGCGTGCACGCGGTGGGCGAACTCGCACACAAGCGCAACGCCGGCGTTCCGCACGGCTACGGAAACTCGGGCACGACGAAAAAGGCGCGCCGTCTGGCGAGTCGCGACGACGTGCGCCGCGCGGACGATCTGCGTGCGCAGGACGACGACGCTCGCCGGCGTGCCATGGAGCGCGTCAACGCGAACAAGCTGGCGATGAAGCTGTCCGACGCCGAATGGCAGTGGGACCGCAAAAAGCTCACGCTCTACTTCACCGCGGAAAAGCGCATCGACTTCCGCGCGCTCGTGCGCGAGCTGGCGTCGATGTTCCGCACGCGAATCGAGCTGAAACAGATCGGCGTGCGCGACGAGGCGAAGCGGCTCGACGGCGTCGGCCGCTGCGGACGCCAATATTGCTCGGCGTCCTGGCTTCCCGAATTGCGACCGGTGAATCTCGGCGTCGCGAAGGACCAACGACTCTCGCTCAACCCGTCGCAGATCTCCGGCGCGTGCGGACGGTTGATGTGCTGCCTGCGCTACGAGCACGAGTTCTACGTGCAGAGCCGCAAGCGCTTTCCCAAGGAAGGCAGAGTCGTCAGGACGAAGCGCGGCGACGAAAAGGTCGTGGCCAACGACATTTTCCGCGACCGAGTCACGCTGCGCGGCGACGACGGAGAGCAGCGCACGATTCTACTCCTCGACCTCCGCGCCGAGGCCGAGGAAGTGGGCGCCCCGCTCCCGTTCGCGCCGGCTCCGTCGATCGTGACGCTCGACGAGCACGAAGAGGACATCGTGCTCGAGGAAGCGGTCGTCGCGGAGCGAGTCGTCGTGCTCGAGCCGGCGGAAGAGGGTGGACTGGTGGACGGGTGGACGGGTGAACAGGACGATGACGATCAGGCTGAAACGGCCGAGTCCATCGATTCTGGCGACTCCGCCATTTCCACCCGTCCACCCGTCCACCCGTCCACCGGTTCACCCGACGATCACGTCAAACGCCCGCGTCGCCGTCGCGGGCGCCGGGGCGGACGACGCAATCGTCCGGGCGGTGGTGGTCGCGGACCGGAGGGTGGTCCTCCTGAGGGCACGCCACCCGGCGCCGCTTGA